One Thunnus albacares chromosome 12, fThuAlb1.1, whole genome shotgun sequence genomic region harbors:
- the LOC122993315 gene encoding myomegalin-like isoform X5, which produces MLDLKMKETCRICGRDLCGNQRRWIFHPTAKLNLQVLLSHALGQELARDGRGEFACSKCTFMLDRMYRFDTVIARVEALSIERLQRLLQEKHRLRQCISGLYQKTNSEEAAVMGANDEPGDGMVDISGLTHAKYCSLLQEDLVYSLYESWADDGLDCPHHHHPQCTADPGSEVTVAGSHRCVPSTPRRCHGCSYWRVADSDYEAVCKVPRKLARSISCGPSTRYSASLIGGSVTGGGGGEAERKKLEESDEPPSSLTLVPGSRNPSRTSDSDRTLAGRASSSPSIASLETAEEYIQPGAVTDGPPSSPKEPIDDRISDSLSEEHMGAPHGQTSPAPSLSLALCLLQSYAVHRPVQSTKGSKLPVLLRRSSSNGGTRLGFPDPILGMSYGTPGGERYNHMPTPELDTPLIRLDVGIDQGLSLADMEDLLEDLYKEYPPPPPHQSLVEEQQSQLNQYECAAGQCVSELQKAQLQVQSLQAKVHESEANNLKLQEKLTEMECELRSLRQATQSQERTIQGLTESINTKDSEAQDLYQLIEGQNTTLCKLRELAHRNQLAQCKAPEGVSESLTLAQLQGELVGVQSSLFSLGLELEASQRSLRQSQRQGDDLVRFKDRLNSDLQEALQHRDVTEKHNQDLRCALQKIRSELQAKEASLKESEAERLSLVQERDRSIAQLKHSLQDKEQQLQEYSDMLESTGSSKPRDALLEKLRERIKDRDRALERSIDDKFRCVEEREGQVRRLQLALREKERDLERLRCILSNNEETITTLDALVRGKELELEQAAEAYRNLQWLKQQSEEKERNTLREKETIISQLQAALQARSQETQDLTAALVARVQAGPTEVVEELKARLALKEKLFQELLSDRSRQSNEHQTQVQDLLNTLSSKDQYLQDNSYRLSVVISERTGQLQELRRQLSLREQELCELRRDKEREMGGETEHLQTLLKEKEAFIKELMQGQEEAMQSSSKESEAEMKAIQEELQLVLKKEREAQKELSALRLSLAHQQTTKDSTDHQRVLEQLVSEYHKLNDALRAEKRLYQSLTHIHTKSDSSSEKIQTLHTELDSVQALRGQLEEVLARTRNMALVLERAAKRQPDFGELSTEEEEEEEEGDDEDGSSDEFTDSIEEDDEKVTARSLASIQTSGRASGPEGVSGGLVRGLLAQRANGERDLQQLEKAKTTLERELEEIRSQLERDGYTSVAQMRSALQRLQQENQFLKANQGRAGVLGLRTNTEENHRSLNQEEEEEEEEEEEEEDIEEEEEDEEEETSSVPVGKRGPPCVSLSKERGKRHCTRPCSLEPGTLTSHHYKHQPETEVEPAGDRSEVGALWQDIDEGLREQAARLCSDLALSRQENRELQERLMVSEATVHAQAEQLKDYRDLLTETSVQQASKQVQVDLQDLGYETCGRSENEAEREDASSPEFDDLEMCTSLSHHQDYEGVGGSWYTGNSNNRGAYDEMGDESASLQHLVQDLRSQLTRCHKVIRGLQLRVRSLSATSDYASSLERTPRKVNWAFETSPAPSGVEEDEGWMSDTQAIRSGSKPSRELQELMARVASLEAQLKTSKLEGKVQAEEGKCATWPGKYNSLIQAQARELSHLRQRMREGQGICHILTQHLGDTTKAFEELLRANDIDYYMGQSFREQLAQSSALAQRVVTKISGRDHADSHDDKTGHELLALRLSKELQQKDKIIESLHTKLQQRPETPSSCQALSETTDHSDRTSLVSDEYRTNEDLELSSDLDAREYQEEQQLRQPGHGSEQDGFTVPHDKALFTLSPGARNQHDLSTYSPLSHHAFQQYQLSGIPEGHSLKSDSGLVTGGTLWDMDNMAQQVGSFSGSPGHQLGNSHAGVNLIEEHLREVRCLRQRLEESIRTNERLRQQLEERLATAGRDGGAPTNIYIQGLDTVSQLSNEIRVLKEENLSLQSRLQASTDTCEELVQLREAVFTARARLKQAELEAEQWKEELRRLQAHSQEQGQQIHTLRQERQASQEKTNRLQHEVSLLQQQLCESRELIHSLQSELQVYDRVCSSTKASKGYLCELPGLPVELGELLGEVRSLRAQLQNSVQENSALKQLELHKQLEQKLGVGSPRTPSLSALTASPQRENFYRRQLLHDPAPSPPVRDIGLFNCGSPGPPYSDLDDSHSTANDPLDPHSELEGEAPDGSFSNRNGRHAIGHVDDFSALQQQVLEGRSLVQRMETTLQACLGPPLLEGGQKQNRELVLDYGCVKSLLTNTKTLRQILEEVMSLLKMFWRAALPSTDPSIQNLKKEQCMQEEILSLKLRISEQEEVLKGTIQRLRSTSRTKESMEHFIVNQLSRTRDVLKKARTNLEKNELRLSSLSSSSSSPCAAEDPGGAAREQPADRSFLKTSGASGVAGVAAANQRPAARKRSSQCLL; this is translated from the exons ATGCTTGATCTCAAGATGAAAGAGACGTGTCGCATCTGTGGACGTGATCTCTGCGGTAACCAGCGGCGATGGATTTTCCACCCCACCGCCAAGCTCAACTTGCAGGTGCTGCTATCTCATGCTCTGGGGCAAGAGCTGGCTCGGGATGGCAGAGGAGAGTTTGCCTGCTCCAAGTGCACCTTCATGCTGGACCGCATGTACCGCTTCGACACGGTGATCGCCCGCGTTGAGGCTTTGTCCATAGAAAGGTTGCAGAGGCTCCTGCAAGAGAAACACCGGCTGAGGCAGTGCATCAGTGGACTCtaccagaaaacaaactcagagGAGGCTGCTGTAATGGGGGCTAATGACGAACCAGGGGATGGAATGGTGGACATTTCAGGTCTCACCCATGCTAAGTACTGTTCCCTGCTTCAGGAGGACCTGGTCTACTCTTTGTACGAGTCCTGGGCAGACGACGGCTTGGACTgtccccatcaccaccaccctCAGTGTACTGCTGATCCAGGGTCAGAGGTTACAGTTGCAGGATCACACCGTTGTGTACCCAGCACTCCAAGAAGGTGTCACGGATGTTCCTACTGGCGGGTTGCAGACTCTGACTATGAAGCTGTTTGTAAGGTGCCCAGGAAGCTAGCACGGAGTATTTCCTGTGGACCATCAACCCGATATTCAGCCAGTCTTATTGGAGGGAGTGTgacaggaggaggtggtggagaagcagaaagaaaaaaactggaAGAGTCAGATGAACCACCTTCCTCTCTAACTCTAGTCCCTGGTTCTCGGAACCCCTCGAGGACATCAGACAGCGATCGCACTCTGGCTGGACGAGCCAGCTCCAGCCCCTCTATAGCATCCCTGGAGACAGCTGAGGAATACATTCAGCCTGGAGCCGTAACAGATGGGCCGCCGAGCTCCCCCAAGGAACCAATAGATGACCGGATATCTGACTCCCTCTCTGAGGAGCACATGGGAGCTCCACATGGCCAAACCTCACCTGCACCCAGCCTCTCTCTGGCCCTCTGTCTGCTGCAGAGCTACGCTGTTCACAGACCAGTCCAGAGCACCAAGGGGAGTAAACTCCCAGTGCTGCTCAGACGGAGCTCCAGTAATGGAGGCACCAGGCTGGGCTTCCCTGATCCAATTCTGGGAATGTCTTATGGAACTCCAGGTGGAGAAAGATACAACCACATGCCAACACCTGAGCTGGATACCCCTCTGATCAGGTTGGATGTTGGGATTGATCAGGGTCTGAGCCTGGCTGACATGGAGGACTTATTGGAAGATTTGTACAAAGAGTAccctccaccacctccccaCCAG AGCCTCGTTGAGGAGCAGCAGAGTCAACTGAACCAGTATGAGTGTGCGGCtggtcagtgtgtcagtgagcTGCAGAAGGCCCAGCTCCAAGTTCAATCCCTGCAGGCAAAGGTCCATGAGAGCGAGGCCAACAATTTG AAGTTGCAGGAGAAGCTGACTGAGATGGAGTGTGAGCTGCGTTCACTCCGTCAGGCTACTCAGAGTCAAGAACGAACCATCCAGGGCCTCACAGAGTCCATCAACACCAAAGACAGTGAG GCCCAGGACCTGTACCAGCTGATCGAAGGACAGAACACCACACTGTGTAAGCTGCGAGAATTGGCCCACCGCAACCAACTAGCACAATGCAAG GCTCCAGAGGGGGTCAGCGAGTCCTTGACGCTTGCCCAGCTGCAGGGTGAGTTGGTAGGAGTGCAAAGCTCCCTGTTCTCACTGGGTTTGGAGCTGGAGGCCAGTCAGAGGAGTCTGAGACAGAGCCAGAGGCAAGGAGACGACCTGGTTAGGTTCAAAGACAGACTCAACTCTGATCTACAGGAGGCACTGCAGCACAGAGAtgtcactgaaaaacacaaccag GACCTCCGCTGTGCCCTTCAGAAAATTCGCTCTGAGCTGCAGGCTAAAGAAGCATCTCTGAAGGAGAGCGAGGCAGAGAGACTCTCTCTGGTGcaggaaagagacagaagcattGCACAGCTCAAACACTCTCTGCAGGACAAGGAGCAACAGTTACAG GAGTATTCAGACATGTTGGAGTCAACAGGAAGCTCCAAACCAAGAGATGCCCTGCTGGAGAAACTAAGAGAGCGTATTAAAGATAGAGACAGAGCTCTggag CGCTCCATCGATGACAAGTTTCGCTGTGTGGAGGAGCGTGAGGGCCAGGTGAGGAGGCTGCAACTAGCTCTCAGGGAGAAGGAACGAGACCTGGAGAGACTCCGCTGCATCCTGTCCAACAATGAGGAGACCATCACG ACTCTGGATGCTTTGGTGCGAGGTAaagagctggagctggagcaggCGGCCGAGGCCTACAGGAACCTCCAGTGGCTGAAACAGCAGAgcgaggagaaggagagaaatactctgagagagaaagaaaccaTCATCAGCCAGCTACAGGCAGCTTTGCAGGCACGCAGCCAGGagacacag GATCTGACAGCAGCCCTCGTTGCCAGAGTTCAGGCTGGTCCCACTGAGGTTGTGGAAGAGCTGAAGGCTCGGCTGGCGCTCAAAGAGAAGCTCTTCCAGGAGCTGTTGTCAGACCGCAGCCGCCAGTCTAATGAACACCAAACACAGGTCCAGGACCTGCTCAACACTCTCAGCTCCAAAGACCAGTATCTGCAG gacAACTCCTACAGGCTGTCTGTGGTGATTAGTGAGCGGACAGGCCAGCTGCAGGAGCTACGCAGACAGCTGTCATTGAGAGAGCAGGAGCTGTGCGAGCTGAGACGGGACAAGGAGAGGGAGATGGGAGGAGAGACGGAGCATCTGCAGACTCTGCTGAAAGAGAAGGAAGCCTTTATCAAG GAGCTGATGCAGGGCCAGGAGGAGGCGATGCAATCGTCCTCAAAAGAGAGCGAGGCAGAGATGAAGGCTAtccaggaggagctgcagctggtactgaagaaggagagggaggcTCAG AAGGAGCTCTCTGCTCTGCGTTTATCCTTGGCTCACCAGCAGACCACAAAAGACAGCACTGATCATCAA CGTGTGCTGGAGCAGCTTGTGTCAGAGTACCACAAGCTGAATGACGCCCTGAGGGCGGAGAAGAGATTATACCAGAGTCTCACCCACATTCACACCAAAAGTGACAG CAGCTCAGAGAAGATCCAGACCCTGCACACTGAGCTAGACTCTGTTCAGGCTCTCCGCGGACAGCTGGAGGAGGTCCTGGCCAGGACCCGTAACATGGCCCTAGTGCTGGAAAGGGCAGCTAAAAGGCAGCCTGACTTTGGAG AGCTcagcacagaggaggaggaggaggaggaggagggggatgaTGAAGACGGCAGCAGTGACGAGTTCACCGACAGCATAGAGGAGGACGATGAGAAAGTGACAGCTAGAAGTTTGGCCTCCATTCAG ACATCTGGAAGGGCCAGCGGACCTGAGGGTGTGTCTGGAGGGCTGGTGAGGGGTTTGCTGGCCCAGCGAGCCAATGGGGAGAGAGACTTACAGCAGCTCGAGAAAGCAAAGACAACACTTGAAAGAGAGCTTGAAGAAATAAGGTCACAGCTGGAGAGGGATGGATACACCTCTGTGGCTCAGATGAG GAGTGCACTGCAGAGGCTGCAGCAGGAAAACCAGTTCCTGAAAGCAAACCAAGGACGGGCTGGAGTCCTGGGACTAAGGACTAACACAGAGGAGAATCACAGGAGCCTGAaccaggaagaggaagaggaggaggaggaagaagaggaggaggaggatattgaggaggaggaagaagatgaagaggaggaaacatCTTCAGTGCCAGTGGGAAAACGTGGTCCTCCGTGTGTTAGTCTGAGCAAGGAGCGGGGGAAAAGGCATTGCACACGGCCATGCTCTCTGGAGCCCGGCACGCTGACATCTCATCACTACAAACACCAGCCTGAGACG GAGGTGGAGCCTGCTGGTGACAGGAGTGAGGTGGGAGCGCTCTGGCAGGATATAGACGAGGGTCTCCGAGAGCAGGCGGCCCGTCTGTGCTCTGATCTGGCTCTGAGCCGCCAGGAGAACAGAGAGCTGCAGGAGAGGCTGATGGTGTCTGAGGCCACAGTTCACGCTCAGGCTGAACAACTGAAGGACTACAGGGATCTGCTCA CGGAGACGTCTGTCCAGCAGGCCAGTAAGCAGGTGCAGGTGGATCTTCAGGATCTGGGTTATGAGACTTGTGGTCGCAGTGAGAACGAAGCTGAGAGAGAAGACGCCAGCAGCCCAG aGTTTGATGACCTAGAGATGTGCACGTCGCTGTCCCATCATCAGGACTATGAGGGGGTGGGTGGCAGCTGGTACACTGGTAACAGCAATAACAGAGGTGCTTATGATGAAATGGGGGATGAGTCAGCTTCTCTCCAGCATCTGGTCCAGGATCTCCGCTCACAACTGACCCGCTGCCACAAGGTGATCCGTGGGCTGCAGCTGCGTGTCCGCTCGCTGTCTGCCACAAGTGACTACGCTTCCAGCCTGGAGCGCACCCCACGCAAG GTAAACTGGGCCTTTGAGACTTCACCAGCCCCGAGCGGTGTGGAAGAGGATGAAGGCTGGATGTCTGACACCCAAGCCATTCGTTCAGGGTCCAAGCCCAGCAGGGAGCTGCAAGAACTGATGGCACGTGTTGCATCACTGGAGGCACAGCTGAAGACATCCAAACTGGAGGGAAAAGTTCAAGCAGAAGAAGGGAAATGTGCCACCTGGCCCGG GAAGTACAACTCTCTGATCCAGGCACAAGCTCGTGAGCTGTCCCACCTGAGGCAGAGGATGAGAGAGGGGCAAGGAATCTGCCATATCCTAACCCAACACCTGGGAGATACCACCAAG GCCTTTGAGGAGCTGCTGCGAGCCAATGATATCGATTACTACATGGGCCAGAGTTTTAGAGAACAGCTGGCACAGAGCTCTGCCCTGGCACAAAGAGTGGTCACCAAGATCAGTGGAC GAGACCATGCAGACAGCCATGATGATAAGACAGGCCATGAGTTGCTTGCCCTACG GTTGAGTAAGGAGCTCCAgcaaaaagataaaatcattGAGTCTCTCCACACCAAGCTGCAGCAGCGTCCAGAGACTCCGTCCAGCTGCCAAGCCCTCTCTGAGACTACCGACCATTCAGACAGGACCTCTCTGGTGTCCGATGAGTATCGAACCAATGAAGACCTGGAGCTCAGTTCTGATTTAGACGCCAGAGAATATCAGGAGGAGCAACAACTGCGGCAGCCAGGACACGGATCAGAACAAGATG gCTTCACAGTTCCCCATGATAAGGCTCTGTTCACTCTCTCACCTGGTGCCCGCAATCAGCACGACCTCTCCACCTACAGCCCGCTATCCCATCATGCCTTTCAACAGTACCAGCTGAGTGGTATTCCTGAAGGCCACTCGCTGAAGTCTGACTCAGGTCTAGTGACAGGGGGGACTTTGTGGGACATGGACAACATGGCTCAGCAAGTCGGAAGCTTCTCTGGATCACCTGGACATCAACTAGGAAATAGTCATGCAG GGGTAAATTTGATAGAGGAGCACTTGCGGGAGGTGAGGTGTCTTCGTCAGCGTCTGGAGGAGTCCATTAGGACAAACGAGAGGCTCCGACAGCAGCTGGAAGAAAGACTGGCCACCGCTGGGCGTGATGGAG GAGCACCAACAAACATCTACATCCAGGGACTGGATACAGTCAGTCAGCTGTCTAATGAAATCAGAGTCCTGAAAGAAGAAAACCTCAGTTTACAGTCTCGCCTGCAGGCCAGCACAG ACACGTGCGAAGAGCTGGTGCAGCTGCGGGAGGCGGTGTTTACAGCACGTGCACGCCTGAAGCAAGCAGAGCTGGAGGCTGAGCAGTGGAAGGAGGAGTTAAGACGACTCCAGGCCCACAGTCAGGAGCAGGGACAGCAGATACACACATTAAGGCAGGAACGACAGGCCAGTCAGGAGAAAACCAACAG GCTCCAGCATGAGGTGTCTctactgcagcagcagctgtgtgagaGCAGGGAGCTCATCCACTCCCTGCAGAGTGAACTGCAAGTTTACGATCGTGTGTGTTCCAGCACAAAGGCCAGCAAAG GCTACCTGTGTGAGCTCCCGGGTCTACCAGTGGAGCTTGGGGAGCTGTTGGGGGAGGTGAGGAGTTTACGGGCCCAGCTGCAGAACAGTGTCCAGGAGAACAGCGCCCTCAAGCAGCTGGAGCTCCACAAACAGCTGGAACAGAAGTTGGGTGTCGGCTCTCCTCGCACTCCTTCCCTCTCTGCCCTCACTGCCAGCCCTCAGAGAGAAAACTTCTACAGACGACAGCTGCTGCACG ACCCAGCTCCGTCTCCACCTGTCAGGGACATTGGTCTGTTTAACTGTGGATCTCCCGGTCCGCCCTACTCAGACCTGGATGACAGCCATAGCACTGCCAATG ACCCTCTCGATCCTCACTCTGAGTTGGAGGGTGAGGCCCCTGACGGATCATTTTCAAACCGTAACGGCCGTCACGCCATCGGTCATGTGGATGACTTCAGCGCTCTGCAGCAGCAAGTCTTAGAGGGCCGGAGCCTTGTCCAGCGCATGGAGACAACATTGCAGGCCTGCCTGGGCCCACCACTGCTGGAGGGGGGgcagaaacagaacagagagcTG GTGCTGGACTATGGATGTGTGAAGAGTCTTCTGACCAACACCAAGACTCTGAGGCAGATTTTGGAGGAGGTGATGTCTCTGCTGAAGATGTTCTGGAGGGCAGCACTGCCCAGCACTGATCCCTCCATCCAAAACCTTAAGAAG gagCAGTGTATGCAAGAGGAGATCTTGTCCCTGAAGCTGCGTATATCAGAGCAGGAAGAGGTTCTTAAGGGGACAATTCAAAGACTGAGGAGCACCAGCCGCACCAAGGAGAGCATGGAGCACTTCATAGTCAACCAGC TGTCAAGGACTCGTGATGTGCTGAAGAAAGCAAGGACAAATTTAGAG AAGAATGAGCTGAGACTTTCCTCTCTaagctcctcctcttcctctccttgtGCTG CTGAGGACCCAGGAGGCGCTGCCAGAGAGCAGCCTGCTGATCGCAGTTTCCTGAAGACCAGCGGTGCCTCTGGAGTCGCCGGGGTTGCGGCGGCCAATCAGCGTCCGGCAGCGAGGAAGCGCAGCAGCCAATGCCTGCTTTAG